taattttaaaatacagagttACAAATGTTAAATACTAGAAAGGATGGGCACAATAGAATTGCATCCAAATGTGGAGGAGCTATTCCCTGAACGACATTTGCTCCTCAACTCTCACCTCTAAGTATACTATACTTGCTTATATTATAACAAAAAGATTCCACACTATAGggcaaggacacttgctcaactatgttcatagaaactttattcataatagccagaaactggaaataatctagatgttcctcaactgaagaatgataaagaaaatgtgttacatcctCACAGTGGAaaactattcaactattaaaaacaaagatatcatgatttctataggtagatggatggaacttgagaatatcatcctgagtgaggtaactcagagccaGAAAAATACTTTCAAGTGTACTCACTTAAAAGTAGAcattaaccataaagtacagaaCAACCATACTACAATCAGaaacccaaagaaactgggtaataaggaaGTCCCAAGGGAAAATGTGCAAAATTcattcagaaggaaaaacaaaatagtcattggatgtagatggagagggagaactgaggaagagaggaagagaggaggggaaaagtgATAGTGATCAGGTTTGGGGAGCAGGCAAGAGACGGCTGAGaatggaaacatttttcttttttaatatttagtttttatattaatCAAAACATAATTACAGAATTTTTCCAACATTTTGCCCTACCATTTCCAACATGCCTACCCTCAACTCATTCCCTCTCAAACTGATGGTCTCATTTTCCTtggttattattgttacatatatagaaacataaatattcaaataagcCAAGAGACCAAAGATACCAGCCATGGTTACTATACtaaacaaaactctcaataaacatgatattctatgacaaagacaaatttaaacaatatctatctaaaCAAAACACAGCCCTATGGTAGgtcctagaaggaaaattccaatcCAAGGAGTTAATTACATGCAAGAAAAGACGTGCAATAAATAATCtcacagaagaaaagcaaaggaagtgaattacacacacacaaacacacacacatgcacacgcacacgcacacacacataaaaccaacaacaacaaataaaataacagtaagatatcaaaagatggaaagatctcctaggCTCATGAGTAGGAagtattaacatagtgaaaatggccatcttatttgaagcaatctacagattcagtacaatctccatcaaaattccaacacaattcttcatagacatagaaaaagcaattctcaacttcatatggaaaaagcaaaaacccaGGGTAGTCAAAACAAACCTAAACAATTCAAGAACTTCAGTAGGAATCACAGATAGCTCGGGCTCTAAGATTAACTACTGataaatggaacttcatgaacctgcaaagcttctgtaaagcaaaagacactgtcaataggacaagcagcagcctacagattgggaaaggatcttcatcaATCCTACATCTCTGacatagggctaatatccaaaaagtatgaagaactcaataagttagacaccaacaaccaaaacaagccaatttaaaaatgactgagacagaggcagatacttatactcaaccattggactgaagacAGGGACCCCTACAGTTgacttaggggaaggattgaagaagctggaGGGGAAAGCCACCCCATAGAAAGACAGgcagtttcaactaacccagacagggagctcccagagactgaaccaccaacaaagaacatacacagtcCAGTCTGAGGTCCCtggcatatatagcagaggtctgtctAGTCTGGCAATAGGAATAGATGAGCTTAATCCTCAAGAAACTTGAGACCCCAAGGAAGAGGGAGGCCAGATTGGGGGGTTAGCACCTTTTCAGAGTTAAGGGGAAGAAGGAATCAAATGAGAAACTGCAGGAGGGGGCACAGGAAGGGggcaacaactggaatgtaattaaataaaataattaaaggtgTTTTTtaatgaggtacagaactaaacagaaaattctcatcagagaaatctcaaatggctgaaaagcatttaaagaaacattcaaagtccttagttatcagggaaattcaagtcaaaataactctgagattccatcttataacCATCAGAAtccctaagatcaaaaactcaagagacaatatatgctgtcgaggatgtggagcattgctggtaggagtgcaaagttgtacaaccactttggaaatcaatttggtggtttcccAGACAACTGGGAataatagttctacctcaagacccagatatacaACTCTGgagaatatacccaaatgatgctctaccatcccacaaagacacttgctcgaCTAtgttatagcagctttatttataatagccagaagctggaaacaacctagatgtccctcaactgaagaatggatttaaaaaagaaaatgtggtacatctatacagtggaatagtattcagctatttaaaaaaaaaagacattgtgaaTTTGCAGCCAAATGAATAAAACttgacaatatcatcctgagtgtggtaacctagTCCCAAAAGGATaagcatggtatgtgctcactggcaagtggatattagccataaaatacagctACCATGCTaccatccacagacccaaagaagctaaatgagaaggaaagcacatgcgaagatgcttgaatcttacctaggagagggaataaaatagtcataagaggcataTGGAgtgagggaactgggagggagaggaactGGGGAGAGGAATAGAAGACTCAGGATcgggtgtggggaaggacaggagagatggccatatggctataaaaatgaatggaaacctgCAACTGATGGGGGTAAGAAGGAGGGGCCATCTCCAGGAggaaacagagacctgggataagggaggctgAATTATGTAGGGTGATAAGCAAGCAAAGACTATTGATAGAgatcaaaaaaaaattcaacaaccaACTTTGAACCAGCTGACATATTAAGAACACTGTACAGGTCCTAAGATGGAGCCTACCATTAGTGAGTCCCTAAGGTACCAGAACcacatcaaacaaacagaaaaaaaccagaaaatccAGCACATAACAATATAATGAGATATATAATTGTATTATACTAAACACAAGAAATATCATGTATATCATAATTTTAGGAAATATACAACTAAGTGTTCAAAATAAGTGGGGTGAATATCTCTCACTTAAAGCAGCTGATCCTAGTGACTACTATTTCTAGAGCCTGTTTTATAtctctgttcctcaggctgtagatgaaaggGTTCAGCAAGGGTGTGACCACTGTATAAATTACAGAAGCAACTGTGTCTTTGTCGCTGGAGTTCTGGAATGAAGAGAAAAAGTATTCACCTGCAAGTGTCCCATAGTACAAAGATACCACAAGGAGATGGGAGGCACAAGTAGAAAAGGTTTTAATGAATTTCTTTGTGGAGGGAGGCTTCAAGGCAGTGCATCCTATGAGAATATAAGAGCCCATGATGCTACTCAGAGGCAGGATGAAAAGTAAGCCTCCTTCAGTGAAGATGACTAGCTTATTGAGGGAGATGTCCGAGCAGCTCAGCTTCAGAAGGGCAGTGAGGTCACAGAAGAAGTTGTGTATGGCATTACTGGCACAGAAGGACAGTTGGATCAAAAGGAGGGTGTGCAGCAGGGCATGGACACAGCAGAAGAACCAGGACGCAGCAACTAGACAGACACAGCGCTCCTCCCTCATGACAGTGATGTAGTGCAGTGGATGACAGATGGCCACATATCTGTCATAGGCCATCACTGCGAGAAGGAAATTGTCCAGGcagccaaacagaacaaaaaaatacaTCTGAGAAATGCAGCCCTTGTAAGAGATGGAATGTTGA
The DNA window shown above is from Rattus rattus isolate New Zealand chromosome 5, Rrattus_CSIRO_v1, whole genome shotgun sequence and carries:
- the LOC116900112 gene encoding olfactory receptor 1J4-like, with the protein product MRRENQSTVSEFLLLGLPIRPEQQNVFFTLFLAMYLTTVLGNLLIILLIRLDSHLHTPMYFFLSHLAFSDISLSSITVPKILMNIQARQHSISYKGCISQMYFFVLFGCLDNFLLAVMAYDRYVAICHPLHYITVMREERCVCLVAASWFFCCVHALLHTLLLIQLSFCASNAIHNFFCDLTALLKLSCSDISLNKLVIFTEGGLLFILPLSSIMGSYILIGCTALKPPSTKKFIKTFSTCASHLLVVSLYYGTLAGEYFFSSFQNSSDKDTVASVIYTVVTPLLNPFIYSLRNRDIKQALEIVVTRISCFK